The sequence CCCGCAGACGCAGCGCGGCGGTCAGTTCATTCAGGGCCGCTGGTCCGTCCTTTTCCTCAACGCCGAAGGACATGCGGATCAAGGCCAGGCGCACAAAGGGCGGATACTGCCGCAAGCGGCGGCGGGCCAGTTCCGCCGCGTAAAAACCTTCATAATCGCCCGTTTGCACGTACTGCCAGCAGTAGTGGCTGACGTCGCGGGTCTGGATCAGCACCCGGCCCGGTTTTTCGCCCCGTCCGGCCCGCCCGGCGGACTGGACCAGCAATTGAAAAGTGCGCTCGGCCGCGCGGTAATCGGGCAGATTCAGGCCCAGATCGCCGTCGGCCACCACGGCCAGAGTCACTTGCGGGAAATGATGGCCCTTGGAAAGCATCTGGGTGCCCACCAGGATGGGCGATTCCTGCCGGGCAAAGGCCGCCAGGATTTCCTCCATGCGGCCCGGACGGCGCGTGCTGTCGCGGTCCAGACGCAGCACGGGCCGTCCGGCCAGCACGCTCAGACGCTCGCCCAGGCGCTCGGTGCCCTCGCCCAGCGGCAGAAAATTCATGCCCTTGCACTGCGGGCAGGGCGAGGGAAAGGGCCGGGTATAGCCGCAGTAATGGCAGACCAGTTTTTCCCGTCCCTTATGGTAGGTAAGGCCGATTTCGCACTGCGGGCAACGCAGGGTGCTGTTGCAGTCCAGACAGTACATCAACGGCGCGTAGCCGCGCCGGTTGAGCAGCACCACGGCCTGCTCGCCCCTGTCCAGGGTTTCGCGCAGGGCCGCTTCACTCTGCGGCGCCAGCAGGCCGCCGCCCTCCACGGAAGAGACCGCCGGGGACAGCATGCTGATGTCCACCAGTTCCACCGGCGGCAAAGGTCTGCCGCCCACCCGGCTCGGCAGGCGCAGTAAAGGCAACCGGCCGTTTTCCGCCGCGTAAAAGGTCTTGATGTCCGGCGTGGCCGACCCCAGCAGCAGCAGGCCGCGCGTCTGGGCCATACGGAACCAGGCCACTTCCTTGGCCTGGTAGGAGAGGCTCTCGTCCTGCTTGAAGGAGCCGTCGTGCTCCTCGTCCAGCACCACACAGCCCAGTTTTGGCACGGGCAGGAAAAGAGCCGAACGCGTGCCCACCACCAGACAGGGCTCACGCCGCGCGGCCAGTGCGCGAAACGTGGACTCGCGCCGGGCCGGAGACTGATAGCCGTGATAAAAAAAGAGCGGGGCATCCGGCAGGGCGCAGGCAGCGTCGCGGCGCAAC comes from Desulfovibrio porci and encodes:
- the priA gene encoding replication restart helicase PriA, producing MYASVALLSPPYACLTYALPPEFPSEFWRPGLRLAVPLGRGEQGALRAAVLLAVSLTSGLPDNVACKAVCWPLEDAPLLPPDLLALAQDLALRQGVEPGHILGHVLPQGLRSTRVRLHRLEAGRAAALSLRRIREADAGERLDLARALRAGAARMLAPGADAASEEFCLLRADPPWPVRPSATRQIEVLEYLHEHGAVSRRRLLQSLGQAAAPALQSLLKAGHLALTREEAEEETEQALLPPPPAPFSLNADQSAALTGLRAALDEGAAASRLLYGVTGSGKTAVYLELARDCLARGKSLLLLAPEVALAHKLRRDAACALPDAPLFFYHGYQSPARRESTFRALAARREPCLVVGTRSALFLPVPKLGCVVLDEEHDGSFKQDESLSYQAKEVAWFRMAQTRGLLLLGSATPDIKTFYAAENGRLPLLRLPSRVGGRPLPPVELVDISMLSPAVSSVEGGGLLAPQSEAALRETLDRGEQAVVLLNRRGYAPLMYCLDCNSTLRCPQCEIGLTYHKGREKLVCHYCGYTRPFPSPCPQCKGMNFLPLGEGTERLGERLSVLAGRPVLRLDRDSTRRPGRMEEILAAFARQESPILVGTQMLSKGHHFPQVTLAVVADGDLGLNLPDYRAAERTFQLLVQSAGRAGRGEKPGRVLIQTRDVSHYCWQYVQTGDYEGFYAAELARRRLRQYPPFVRLALIRMSFGVEEKDGPAALNELTAALRLRARELDVRMLGPAPAPLALLRGRRRFHCLLKAGDWQVLRQLYFFAKSRKAAAPLRLFLDLDPVNML